From one Streptomyces sp. NBC_01478 genomic stretch:
- a CDS encoding aldo/keto reductase — translation MKYTQLGRTGLKVSRLVLGTMNFGPQTNEPDSHAIMDAALDAGINYFDTANVYGWGEDKGRTEEIIGNWFAKSPDHRDKTVLATKVYGNMAADGDAWPNHDKLSAVNIRRAVDASLKRLQTDYIDIYQFHHVDRATPFEEIWQAIDTLIQQGKILYVGSSNFPGYKIAQANEIAARRGGTIGLVSEQCLYNLAERRAEMEVIPAAQEYGLGVIPWSPLQGGLLGGVIKKEISGGRRASGRAADTLANPTSRAQIQAYEDLLDKHGIEPGEAALAWLLTRPGVTGPIVGPRTAEQLDSALRAVELELSEEVLTSLDEIFPGPGPSPEAFAW, via the coding sequence ATGAAGTACACGCAGCTCGGACGCACAGGCCTCAAGGTCAGCCGACTGGTCCTCGGCACGATGAACTTCGGACCGCAGACGAATGAGCCGGACAGCCACGCGATCATGGACGCGGCGCTGGACGCGGGCATCAACTACTTCGACACCGCCAATGTGTACGGCTGGGGCGAGGACAAGGGCCGTACCGAGGAGATCATCGGCAACTGGTTCGCCAAGAGCCCCGATCACCGCGACAAGACGGTCCTCGCCACCAAGGTCTACGGCAACATGGCCGCCGACGGCGACGCCTGGCCCAACCACGACAAGCTGTCCGCCGTGAACATCCGGCGCGCCGTGGACGCCAGCCTCAAGCGGCTGCAGACGGACTACATCGACATCTACCAGTTCCACCACGTCGACCGCGCCACCCCCTTCGAGGAGATCTGGCAGGCGATCGACACCCTCATCCAGCAGGGCAAGATCCTCTACGTCGGTTCCTCGAACTTCCCCGGTTACAAGATCGCCCAGGCGAACGAGATCGCGGCCCGCCGCGGCGGCACCATCGGCCTCGTCAGCGAGCAGTGCCTCTACAACCTCGCCGAGCGCCGCGCCGAGATGGAGGTCATCCCGGCCGCGCAGGAGTACGGCCTCGGGGTCATCCCCTGGTCCCCGCTCCAGGGCGGACTCCTCGGCGGGGTCATCAAGAAGGAGATCTCGGGCGGACGCCGGGCGAGCGGCCGGGCCGCGGACACCCTCGCCAACCCGACCTCACGCGCCCAGATCCAGGCCTACGAGGACCTCCTCGACAAGCACGGCATCGAGCCCGGAGAAGCCGCCCTGGCCTGGCTGCTGACCCGCCCCGGCGTCACCGGCCCGATCGTCGGCCCGCGCACGGCCGAACAGCTCGACTCCGCCCTGCGGGCCGTAGAGCTGGAGTTGAGCGAGGAAGTCCTCACCTCGCTGGACGAGATCTTCCCGGGCCCGGGCCCGTCGCCGGAGGCCTTCGCCTGGTAA
- the thpR gene encoding RNA 2',3'-cyclic phosphodiesterase, producing the protein MRLFAAVLPPEEITAELAAAVAELRTLPTADTLRWTGRPGWHFTLAFYGEVDEDVVPELSARLERTARRIEPFGLAVRGGGQFGEGRALWAGAAGDLAALRALAEGCEEAVAGEHRRYRAHLTLARSREAVDVRPYLDRLDGFAGRAWTVDELVLVRSSLPRSGVPGEQPRYEAVARWGLGAGG; encoded by the coding sequence ATGAGACTCTTCGCCGCCGTGCTGCCCCCGGAGGAGATCACCGCCGAACTCGCCGCCGCGGTGGCCGAGTTGAGGACCCTCCCGACCGCGGACACCCTGCGCTGGACCGGCCGCCCGGGCTGGCACTTCACCCTCGCCTTCTACGGCGAGGTCGACGAGGACGTCGTACCGGAACTGTCGGCCCGGCTGGAGCGGACCGCTCGCCGCATCGAACCCTTCGGGCTGGCGGTGCGCGGGGGCGGGCAGTTCGGGGAGGGGCGGGCGTTGTGGGCGGGGGCGGCGGGCGATCTCGCCGCGCTGCGGGCGCTGGCGGAGGGCTGCGAGGAGGCGGTGGCGGGGGAGCACCGGCGGTATCGCGCCCACCTGACCCTGGCGCGGAGCCGGGAGGCGGTGGACGTACGGCCGTATCTCGACCGGCTCGACGGTTTCGCGGGGCGGGCGTGGACGGTGGACGAGCTGGTGCTGGTGCGGAGCAGCCTGCCGAGGTCGGGGGTTCCCGGGGAGCAGCCGCGGTATGAGGCGGTCGCCCGCTGGGGGTTGGGGGCGGGCGGTTAG
- a CDS encoding GNAT family N-acetyltransferase encodes MAISIRDGGPEDIPAILGMLDSAVAWLVAQGRTGQWGSTPWSENPKAVAMVERYVTTGSPYIAEVDGVPAGTLTLTDSPGSYIEAVDEPERYVHILASDRRFKGHGVGSALLAHAAEVTRRAGVSLLRVDCYAGDDRKLVAYYEGNGFTATEAFTVGEDSWPGQVLARRV; translated from the coding sequence ATGGCTATCAGCATCAGGGACGGCGGCCCCGAGGACATCCCGGCGATACTCGGCATGCTCGACAGCGCCGTGGCGTGGCTCGTCGCGCAGGGGCGGACCGGGCAGTGGGGCAGCACACCGTGGTCGGAGAATCCGAAGGCCGTGGCGATGGTCGAGCGGTATGTCACGACCGGCTCGCCGTACATCGCCGAGGTCGACGGCGTTCCGGCCGGCACGCTCACCCTCACCGACTCCCCCGGGTCGTACATCGAAGCCGTCGACGAGCCCGAGCGGTACGTCCACATCCTCGCCTCCGACCGCCGGTTCAAGGGCCACGGCGTCGGCAGCGCGCTGCTCGCGCACGCGGCGGAGGTGACGCGGCGGGCCGGTGTCTCCCTGCTGCGGGTGGACTGTTACGCGGGGGACGACCGCAAGCTCGTCGCCTACTACGAGGGCAACGGGTTCACGGCGACCGAGGCGTTCACGGTTGGCGAGGACTCGTGGCCGGGACAGGTGCTGGCCCGGAGGGTGTAA
- a CDS encoding MFS transporter has translation MFSSLKIRNYRLFFIGQVVSNTGTWMQRIAQDWLVLSLTGSSAAVGITTALQFLPMLLFGLYGGVLVDRLPKRPTLLVTQSAMALTGLALAFLTLSGHVQVWHVYVAAFAVGLATVVDNPARQSFVSEMVGPEQLQNAVSLNSANFQSARLVGPAVAGVLITGVGTGWAFLFNGLSFVAPLASLLLMRNRDLKAVAKRAPRGKGQLREGLRYVAGRPDLIWPIVLVGFIGTFGFNFPVWLSAYADDIFHAGAGAYSLFNTLMAVGSLIGALLAARRGTTRLRVLIAAAAAFGLLEVVAAVAPSYWLFALLMIPIGIAGLTVNVTANTAVQMGTDPAMRGRVMALFMMVFMGGTPVGAPIVGWITDAYGPRVSFALGGVIAAAAAATIGVILARIGDLRLSFDWNHGHPSVAFVPREREQLATAA, from the coding sequence ATGTTCAGCTCGCTGAAGATCCGGAACTACCGGCTGTTCTTCATCGGCCAGGTCGTCTCCAACACCGGCACCTGGATGCAGCGCATCGCCCAGGACTGGCTGGTCCTCAGCCTCACCGGCTCCTCCGCCGCCGTGGGCATCACGACCGCCCTCCAGTTCCTGCCGATGCTGCTCTTCGGGCTCTACGGCGGTGTCCTCGTCGACCGGCTGCCCAAGCGCCCCACCCTGCTCGTCACGCAGTCCGCGATGGCCCTCACCGGCCTCGCCCTCGCCTTCCTGACCCTCTCCGGCCACGTCCAGGTCTGGCACGTGTACGTCGCCGCCTTCGCCGTGGGTCTCGCCACGGTGGTCGACAACCCGGCCCGCCAGTCCTTCGTCTCCGAGATGGTCGGCCCCGAGCAACTGCAGAACGCGGTCAGCCTGAACTCGGCGAACTTCCAGTCCGCCCGCCTGGTCGGCCCCGCCGTCGCGGGCGTCCTGATCACCGGCGTCGGCACCGGCTGGGCGTTCCTCTTCAACGGCCTGTCGTTCGTCGCGCCCCTGGCGAGTCTGCTCCTCATGCGCAACCGCGACCTGAAGGCCGTGGCGAAGCGCGCACCGCGCGGCAAGGGCCAGCTCCGCGAAGGCCTGCGCTATGTCGCCGGCCGCCCCGACCTGATCTGGCCGATCGTCCTCGTCGGCTTCATCGGCACCTTCGGCTTCAACTTCCCGGTGTGGCTGTCGGCCTACGCGGACGACATCTTCCACGCGGGCGCCGGCGCCTACAGCCTCTTCAACACGCTGATGGCGGTCGGCTCCCTGATCGGCGCCCTGCTCGCCGCCCGCCGCGGCACCACCCGCCTGCGCGTCCTGATCGCGGCGGCGGCGGCCTTCGGCCTGCTGGAGGTCGTAGCGGCCGTGGCCCCCTCCTACTGGCTGTTCGCCCTGCTCATGATCCCGATCGGCATCGCCGGCCTGACGGTCAACGTCACGGCCAACACCGCCGTCCAGATGGGCACCGACCCGGCCATGCGCGGCCGGGTCATGGCCCTGTTCATGATGGTCTTCATGGGCGGTACGCCGGTGGGCGCACCGATCGTCGGCTGGATCACGGATGCCTACGGCCCCCGGGTGAGCTTCGCCCTCGGCGGCGTCATCGCGGCCGCCGCCGCGGCCACGATCGGCGTGATCCTGGCCCGCATCGGCGACCTGCGCCTGTCCTTCGACTGGAACCACGGCCATCCGAGCGTCGCCTTCGTCCCGCGCGAGCGGGAGCAACTGGCCACGGCGGCCTGA
- a CDS encoding MarR family winged helix-turn-helix transcriptional regulator, producing MPDLTHGDDAAAVNSLRSAVMRLSRRLKHQRVDESLSPTEMSVLGTLSTCGSATPGELARKEHVQPPSMTRIVALLEAKGLVQLEPHPEDRRQKVVTKTPQAEAMLEESRRKRNAFLAGLVDGLDEDEWAKIVAAAPVLEKLAHL from the coding sequence ATGCCGGACCTAACCCATGGCGACGACGCTGCCGCTGTGAACTCCCTGCGATCAGCCGTGATGCGGTTGTCCCGTCGACTCAAGCACCAGCGGGTCGACGAGTCACTGAGCCCCACCGAGATGTCGGTGCTGGGCACCCTGTCCACCTGCGGCAGCGCGACTCCTGGCGAGCTCGCTCGCAAGGAGCATGTGCAGCCGCCCTCGATGACCCGCATCGTGGCGCTGCTCGAGGCCAAGGGCCTGGTCCAGTTGGAGCCGCACCCCGAGGACCGGCGCCAGAAGGTCGTCACCAAGACCCCCCAGGCCGAGGCGATGCTCGAAGAGAGCCGCCGCAAGCGCAACGCGTTCCTGGCCGGCCTGGTCGACGGCCTCGACGAGGACGAGTGGGCGAAGATCGTCGCCGCCGCCCCCGTGCTGGAGAAACTCGCACACCTGTAA
- a CDS encoding ribbon-helix-helix protein, CopG family: MGTSVLSLRIDGELLERLRHHAAKRGMSVQDYVVQTLIRDDFDERFQTAVDETEKFYGVNGVT; this comes from the coding sequence ATGGGGACCAGCGTGCTCAGCCTGCGGATAGACGGGGAGCTGCTCGAACGGCTCCGACACCATGCGGCCAAAAGGGGAATGAGCGTCCAGGACTATGTGGTCCAGACGCTCATCCGGGACGACTTCGACGAGCGGTTCCAGACCGCCGTGGACGAGACCGAGAAGTTCTACGGCGTCAACGGGGTCACGTGA